The sequence CAACGAAACCGAGTGAGACGACACACTGCCGTTTTCACCCGTTGACGCGAACGACCACGCGTCCGCGATGTTTGCTGTCGCCCCAATTCTGGGCGGTGGGGACCACGTCGTCCAAAGCAATCTCGTTGGTCATTCGTTCCAACTTGTCCAAGTCCAAATCCTGTAGCAGACGTTGCCAGGCTTTTTGACGCTTCGACGTTGGACAGTAAACACTGTCGATCCCAGCGAGCGTCACGCCTCGCAAGATGAACGGGGCCACCGTCGCGGGCAGATCCATTCCTCCGGCCAGTCCACATGCGGTGACCACGCCGCCGTACTTGGTCGAGGCACAGATATTGGCGAGCGTGTGACTTCCGACAACATCCACGGCCCCGGCCCAGCGTTCTTTGGCCAGCGGCTTACCAGGCTCGGAAAACTCTGACCGCGGCAGAATTTCGCCAGCTCCAAGTTCTTTCAAATAGCCCTCTGCATCCGAACGTCCAGACACCGCCGCGACCTCGTAACCAAGGTTTGCCAGCACACTGATCGCGACACTGCCCACGCCCCCACCGGCCCCCGTCACCAAGATCGGTCCGTCGTCCGGCGAAACGCCTCCGTCTTCCAAAGCCATCACGCACAACATCGCGGTGAACCCGGCGGTCCCGATCGCCATGGACTGACGGGTCGACAATCCCTCCGGCAACGCGACCAACCAATCCGAATTCAAACGTGCCTTCTCGGCGTAACCGCCCCAATGCGTTTCGCCGACGCCCCATCCGGTCAGAACCACTTTTTGTCCTGCAATGATCGAGGGGTTCTTGCTGACTTCCACGACACCGGCCAAATCGATTCCCGGCACCATGGGGAACGATCGAATCACGGGAGCCTTTCCGGTGATCGCCAGCACGTCTTTGTAGTTGAAGCTGGACCATTCCACTCGCACGGTCACGTCGCCATCGGGCAACTGCTGTTCGTCGATGCCTTGCAGCGTCGCATTCACCCCAGCGTCGCTCTTCTCAACCAATACGCCTCTCATGTTTGCTCCTCGTTTCAATGTGG is a genomic window of Rhodopirellula halodulae containing:
- the acuI gene encoding acrylyl-CoA reductase (NADPH); the protein is MRGVLVEKSDAGVNATLQGIDEQQLPDGDVTVRVEWSSFNYKDVLAITGKAPVIRSFPMVPGIDLAGVVEVSKNPSIIAGQKVVLTGWGVGETHWGGYAEKARLNSDWLVALPEGLSTRQSMAIGTAGFTAMLCVMALEDGGVSPDDGPILVTGAGGGVGSVAISVLANLGYEVAAVSGRSDAEGYLKELGAGEILPRSEFSEPGKPLAKERWAGAVDVVGSHTLANICASTKYGGVVTACGLAGGMDLPATVAPFILRGVTLAGIDSVYCPTSKRQKAWQRLLQDLDLDKLERMTNEIALDDVVPTAQNWGDSKHRGRVVVRVNG